The segment AGGGCATCATGACCCGCAAGCTATTGATAGATGGTGTGAGGTTATTGGTCTCATTTTATGAAAATATTGTTTATAGCATTGTTATTAATAAGAAAAGCGCCTGATTTAAAATCCCTCGATCGTAAGGTCGTGCGGGTTCAAGTCCCGCCCCGGGCACCATATTTATCTGCCGATAAAACCGAATAAAATCAAAGCAATAAGCAGTGATGTCGTGACCGCCCAAGGGCGGTTTTTTTGTTTTTGTTCTGGCGTGACTGTGCGGTCTGAATACCACGCAAGCCAATCCCTCATGTAATATCTGTCAGGCTAATATTTCATCGCTTCCCACGTACAGATATCCTGGAGATCCAGGAGAATGCCTAATGATTTTTCGGCTTATTAGTCGGATATATACCGGTTATATTGTTAAAACTATCGCAACAGTATCTTCACAAATCACAACCGGGTCATGATCCGCGGCGTGTCGGGGAGTTAGTCACCTGTCACAGATGCGGGAAACGTTGGGGAAATATGAGTGACTACCGTTAGCAACTTTTGCCGGGAGAACTTAATGATTATTTCACTGGAGAAAAGTAACGCCCTACAACGCATGCTGAAAGGAGCGAAATATTTACTCCGCGGTGACAAAGCAATAGGGCTGGAAGTCAGACGTGATGACAAAACTCGCAAGCTAAAGGAAGTTAATTGCCGCAGTCTGGCACCACTGCTGCGCGATGGTCTGGTTGAGTTTGCCTATTTGCCAACTGATATCACACGGTACTATGAAGTCAGGCTGACAGAGGCGGGTGTGAGATTGGTAAGAGAACTGACTTAATGGACGCAACCTGTGCAAACGTTTGTTTGCACTGAATCGTCGCGGCGTAATTACGCTCGCCGCGACAATATACCTGGCTTGTTGTTATTGATTAAGCGACCGCTCATAGATATCGATGGCTGCCGTTATAATCGCTCCCTGGGACATACCACCCTGGCTGGCGAGTAACTCAATCCGCGCAATTGTGTCCAAAGGAAGCTTATAGGTTTTGGGTTTGATGCCGCGCTTTTCATCGCTACGTTTCTGAATATCACTGGCTGATTGAATCATGATTAACCCCTTGGTATCAGGGACATGAACGGCTAAAAGTTCCCTTCTCATCCTGAGCACTTGCGTGATCCCGTAAAGCGTCTTGAACATCGAGTTAATTGTAGCTGATTTCGTGTTTTACTCTTTGTTTAGAAAAGTTTTTTTCAATTATGTGCACGACTTAAAAACTCCGAAATTATGTACGCCGGAGGAAGAGGGGGGAGAGAAGTCAGTCCCCCCTCAAGATGCGAATGTTTCTCTCTTGTTATGTTTCAGGGCGAAGATCAAACCAGTCAAAGATCATACTGGCAGTTGCCACCAACTTAACGTTATTGCTGTATATGTCATGTTGGGCATTGACCGTTGCAACCTGGTTGTTATAGCGATCGTTTTCTGCCGTCAGCACATCCAACAGGGTTCTTTTACCCAGGCGTAACCATTGCTCATAGTAAATTTTGCTCACCTGATCGGTTTCTTTACTCAGCTTCTGATATTCCCGGCTTTGTGCTTCGGCGGCATCGCGGCTTTGGGTCAGGTTATGCACCTGATACTCCATATCCATTTTGGTCTGGGCATACTGCGATTTTTTGGCTGAAGCACGGGCAGCAGACGCCTGAGCAGCCGCTTTTTCTGAACCACCGGTAAAGGCATTCCACTGAACATTCAAGCCGGTGTACCACTGTCCGGCTTTGCCATTGCCATCTTTTGCCGTGCTTTTTGACACCACCCAGTTGAGCTGCGGCAGGCTGCTCGCTTTGGTTGCGGCAGTCAAGTGCTGAGCAGATTGCGCTTCCGCCTCGGCTTTTAACAGGGAGGGATGCTTGCTCACCCTGCTCATTACCAGGGCGGTCGAAATGGGCTGCATTGTCCAGTCGAGTTTTTCAGGTAACGTGACAGCATCGCCAGTCAGGCGTTGCAACATGATCTCTGATTGCCGACGCTGATCGTTAATTCGCTCCAGGGACGTTTCAGCGGAGAGCAGTTTGGCTCTGGCCTGCACCAGCTCACTGTAGCGGCCTGCATCCGTCTGGGTAATTTCACCCAGCATATTAACCAGCTCACGCATGCGCTTGACGTAACCCTGCGTAATTTTTTGATTTTGCTGATAACGGCTCAACTCAATCAACTGACTCAGGGTGTTGAAGGCAATCTGTTGTTTCTCAAATTCATATTGGTGTGCTGCGGCATGGGATTGCTGCGTCGCGCTGCCAATATTTTCGCGATTTTTCCCCCAGTCAAAAATTGTGGTGGTGACATTGACTGAAAAGCTACTGTCTTTCAGCCGATTATTGGTCGTTTCACTGCCACCGCCAAAAGAGGCCATCGGTGCCGTGCTGCCCAGCTGAATCTGCGGCCAGCGCGCACCTTTTACCTGATCGATGTCGTAATTGGCCGCCGTTTTATCCGCTCCGGCAACCTGAATTTCCGGGCTGTAACTCAATGCCTGATTAACCATCTTCGCCAACAAAGTACGCGTGTCTTTGTTCATCACGGTATCGAAGGTGCCGGACTGGATGGCATCCGGTGAGGCAATCACCCCGGTGCTGCTGGCAAGTAGTGCCAGCGTAATGAATGTCTTGCGCATATTATTATCTCTCCCTGAATGCTTCGCGCGCTTTTAAAACCGGCTTGAGCAGGTAAGACAGGATGGTTTTTTCACCCGTTTTAATCTCTACACTGGCCGTCATTCCCGGAATAATGGGAAAATTTTTCTCTTTAACCTGTAAATCCGTGCCGTGCGTGCGGACATAAACACGATAGTAAGTCGCATCTTCGCGGCCAGAGCGCATTTTGGTTTCATCAATAATGGTGTCGGGGCTGATACTCTCGATAACACCGTCGAGCCCACCATAAATGGCGAAGTCATACGCCGAGATTTTTACCGTGGCGGGTAGACCCGGACGTAGAAATGCCACTTCAGCGGGTTTGATACGCGTTTCCAGCAGCAGATTATCCTCAGAAGGGATCAGCGACATGATCTGCTCCCCACGAGAAATAACGCTGTCGATGGTCGTGGTTTTGATACTGTTAATGGTCCCTTTAACCGGTGCCGTAATCAGCGCATGGTTAATGACGTCCTTACGTCCTACCAGACGGGCTTCGACCTGCGCAAACTCGGACTCCAGTCGCGTTAACTCGCTGTTGGCATCAGAACGATATTTGTTGGTACGGTCGGCGATTTGCACCCGGAGATCATTCGCCTGACGGCGCAAACGCAGGATTTCCATGTCAGAGATCAGTCCACGCTTCGCCAGCGGTTCGGACAGGCTCACCTCTTTTTCCGCCAGCTCGAGGTTATGTGAGAGGGAGCTGATGCTATCGTCCAGCAGCTTGCGTCGGGTTTGATACGCCTTGGTTTCATCCTGAACAATAGTATGGAAATCTTTTATCTCGTCCGGGAAATCCAGTGGCAAGTCATAGGCTTCAGCACGGGCACGGGCGATGGAACCCTGAAGACCGTAGGACTTGGACAACTCCTCCTGATAGTTGGCTTCTGAGCGCGTTGAGTCGAGTCTCAGCAGCGGCTGTCCTTTTTCGACCAGTTGGCCTTCTTTTACGTACAGCTCCTGTAGTGTGCCATCCTCAAAACTCTCAATGGTTTGCTCATGGCTGGCAGGGATCACCTTAGCTTCGCCTTTGGTAACCTCTTCAACCACAGCAAAATGCGCCCACACCAGTGATGTTACGACCACAATCACCAGCAGCCAGAGCACCAGCATACTTTTTGGCGTCTTCTGCATAATGATGGCGTTTTGCAAATCGTCCAGGAAGGACATATCTTCCGCCTGAAGACGCGTTTTCGACTCTTTAGTGTTACGCATTCGTCGTCTCCTTACGTGGCGGTGCGGTGCGTGATGAATTTTTAGCTACTGAAGCCTGCGAGAGTTTGGCCATAATTTGCGCCTTAGGTCCGTCGGCCAGAATTCTCCCGTCTTCCAACACGATTATGCGATCGACCAGGCTCAACACCGGGATTCGATGGGTCACAACGACCAATGTTTTCTGTTGAATAACCTCCTTCAGACGAGCAATAAACTGCGCTTCTGAGTTGCTATCCATGGAGCTGGTGGGTTCGTCCATTAACATGATGGCCGGATCGAGCAGTAAGCATCGGGCAAGCGAAACTTGTTGTTTTTGCCCACCGGAAAGTCCTTGTCCCATTTCGCCGATCGGCATGTCATATCCTGCGGGATGGCGGCGGGCGATAGCATCGATACCGGCAAGTGCTGCGACTTGTAAAAAGCGTTCCGTGCTCACGGCGGGATTACCCATGATGATGTTTTCCCGCAGCGTTCCCTGGAACAGGCGATTGTCCTGACAAACATAGCCACAGGCGGAACGCCAGTCGGCGGGATCAATCTGGTTCACGTCAAGACCATCCATCGTCATCTTTCCTGCGGTGGGGAGGTAGAGACGGGCGAGGAGTTTTAACAGCGTCGATTTTCCACTACCAATAGTGCCTAAAATGGCTACTCGTTCGCCGGGGCGGATATTGAGATTCAACGGGTGCAGAATTTTCTCTGGCTCCTGGATCCCGGTTTTCGGGTAATGGAAGCCCACCTGACGCAATGCGATCTCGCCTTTCAGCGGTGGTGAGGGTAAGAAATGCGCCTGCTGGTCACGCTCTGTCGGCATCGCCATTAACTGGTTCAGGGAAATCAGGGCGGTTTTTGCCTGCTGATAGCGAATGGCTAGCCCGACCACAGCCGCCAGCGGCGATAAAGAACGTCCGGAAAGAATCACCATCCCCACCAATGAACCCATAGTCAGGTCACCGGCATGAATCAGATACACACCCCACAGAACGATCAACACGGTACAAACCTGTTGCACGTAACTGACAAAGTTACTGGTCAGGGTTGAGAGGTAACGGGTTTTCATTGAAGAGGCGGCAGCCAGCGCGCTGAAGTCGTTCCAGCGTTTTTGCATCACGCCTTCACCTTTGGCCGCTTTGAGGGTTTCCAGCCCCACGATAGTTTCGATCACCAGCCCTTGTTTCTGCGAAATTTCACTGATGTTCTCTTTCATATAACGAGACAGTGGCCACTGGATCGCCACGGCAGCGATGATAATGACCGGGATCGCCATCATCGGTATAAACGCCAGTGGTCCACCGATGGCAAACATAATGGCGATAAACAGTAAACAGAAGGGAAGATCGGACAATGTCGCCAGGGTTGCAGAGGAGAGAAAATCCCTCACTGACTCAAATTCACGCAGTTGGTTAGCAAAAGAACCGGCCGACCGTGGTTTGCACTCCATACGGATCGCCAGTGTCTTGCGAAATAGCAGTGAACCCACCACCAAATCCGCTTTTTTCCCGGCGGAATCCACCAACCACGAACGGATTTGCTTCGCGGTGAACTCAAAGCTAATGGCGATCAGCACGCCAATCGCTAATGACCATAAGGTGGCGTAAGCACCGGTTGGCACAACGCGGTCATAAACGTTCATGGTGAAGAAGGTGGTCGACAAGGTCAGGATGTTGGCGAGCAGTGCTGCCAGCGCGGCGCTATAGAAATACTGGCGGTAACGCCATAGATTGGAAAATAGCCAGTGACCAGTTTGGTCGATCTCCGGCAGGATATCTTTTTCTCCGCGTGCAGTCGGCTGGATCTTCACTTTCGACAGCAAAGCAAACCCGGCTACTTCCTCTGCCATCGTCTCCGCAGAAAGATGGCGTATCTGGCCGTCAGCGGGCGACAGCAGCGTATACTGTTTGTCCTGCTTTTCCTGGAGGATGCAATATTCACCGCGTTTGTTGGTGATAATCAGTGGGTAGAGCGATTCTGACAGCATCAGAATATCGCGCTCAACCCAACCGGCCTGAATTCCGGCCTGCTCCAGCATGCGCACAGCAATATCGGGTGTGAGTCGTTCGCCGCGCGGCAGCCCGGCATAGAGCACGTCTTCACTGGCGGATTTCCCGTGGTGTTTCACCAGCCATGTGACGGCATGAAGTAAAGTATCAATCTCCGTCTTTTCAGCCGGAGGGGGACTTAGATTTTCTGGATTTGACCCTATATATCCAGACGCCTTTTCTCTCTTACGGTTGTGATAACTTTCTGCGTATATATTCCCGCGGCGAGCGATATCCCAGCGCGCTGTGCGGGTGATGTTCGTTGTAATGACTGAACGCCTCCGCCAGGTTCATCACCGCTACCTGGCTGTCCGGTTTTGGCATCACACTGATGTAATCCCGCTTTATCGTTTTCACGAAGCTTTCTGCTATGCCATTGCTTTCCGGGCTACGAACTGCGGTCGTACATGGCTCAAGCCCCAGCATCCGGGCGAACGCCCGCGTTTCNNNNNNNNNNNNNNNNNNNNNNNNNNNNNNNNNNNNNNNNNNNNNNNNNNNNNNNNNNNNNNNNNNNNNNNNNNNNNNNNNNNNNNNNNNNNNNNNNNNNTCTTCATATTGCCTGCGCCACTTGAAGATCTGATTAGCATTGATACCGTGCAGTCGTGCGACGTGAGACACGGTCATGCCCGGTTCCATAGTCTGCTGAATAATGGCAATTTTTTCCTGCGGAGTACGACGCCGACGTCGCTCAGGTCCTGATAACACTTCAACCATCTTATTATTCTGACTGGTGTTAAACATAGTTCCAAGACTACCTCTTATTTTAAGAGAGGCGAAGTGTCTGGTGATCTAAGGGGCTAATCTATTTTCTTTCATAATGGGTAAGTTCCAATCCTGGATAGTAATAATTCATTTCCTGGTTTTATTAGTCAGCATGTCAGGGGTATTAATCGGTCTGGTGTCAGGCGCGAATATAAAAACCCTATCACTAATATATTATTCCTATTACGCGAATTCTCTTTTGCGGAATAAGAATTCTCTTAATTTTTTATTGTTATAATTCAATGTTAATTTCATTTTTTGACAAAGAACATATCAATCACATCGTCCTTTAAGAACGACCTGGCATGATAGTTAGGAAAGAAATCTGATGCCTGTGATTAATTTATGACATCTGAATGGAGTTGATTTGTCATTATTAATAACTATAAATAACATAATGTTATGTTTATTTTCGGTGCAAATATTTACCTTTAATAAAATACTTTACTCACAATAATTTCAGATATAAAGCTGCTTATAAATATACCTTTATGATAAGTGCGCCTTTATTATTGGTTGTGCTTACTTCCAGGAGGAGGTAATGCATGGAAAGAGTTTCTTCTCAACGTGTGACACTACGCGATGAATTGAATTATTGAATTAAGACACCAGGAAATGACTATGACATCCTCAACGTCAACAGGCGGAACGCTGAACAAAGCAGCGAGCGGCGTTATTAAGGAAAATAACGTTGTTATTAAGGTTGAACCCTTAACCCAATTAACAATTCAGTCTCCACCACAAGGTCAGATTGAAATTCAGGCAGGCGAAGATATCGCCTCAATTCAAAGTCTCAAATTTATTCGTCACGGCGACAACCTGGAAATTTTTAGCGCAGATGGCGCACGCGCCGC is part of the Pantoea phytobeneficialis genome and harbors:
- a CDS encoding ribbon-helix-helix protein, CopG family; this encodes MIQSASDIQKRSDEKRGIKPKTYKLPLDTIARIELLASQGGMSQGAIITAAIDIYERSLNQ
- a CDS encoding type I secretion system permease/ATPase; translated protein: MGSNPENLSPPPAEKTEIDTLLHAVTWLVKHHGKSASEDVLYAGLPRGERLTPDIAVRMLEQAGIQAGWVERDILMLSESLYPLIITNKRGEYCILQEKQDKQYTLLSPADGQIRHLSAETMAEEVAGFALLSKVKIQPTARGEKDILPEIDQTGHWLFSNLWRYRQYFYSAALAALLANILTLSTTFFTMNVYDRVVPTGAYATLWSLAIGVLIAISFEFTAKQIRSWLVDSAGKKADLVVGSLLFRKTLAIRMECKPRSAGSFANQLREFESVRDFLSSATLATLSDLPFCLLFIAIMFAIGGPLAFIPMMAIPVIIIAAVAIQWPLSRYMKENISEISQKQGLVIETIVGLETLKAAKGEGVMQKRWNDFSALAAASSMKTRYLSTLTSNFVSYVQQVCTVLIVLWGVYLIHAGDLTMGSLVGMVILSGRSLSPLAAVVGLAIRYQQAKTALISLNQLMAMPTERDQQAHFLPSPPLKGEIALRQVGFHYPKTGIQEPEKILHPLNLNIRPGERVAILGTIGSGKSTLLKLLARLYLPTAGKMTMDGLDVNQIDPADWRSACGYVCQDNRLFQGTLRENIIMGNPAVSTERFLQVAALAGIDAIARRHPAGYDMPIGEMGQGLSGGQKQQVSLARCLLLDPAIMLMDEPTSSMDSNSEAQFIARLKEVIQQKTLVVVTHRIPVLSLVDRIIVLEDGRILADGPKAQIMAKLSQASVAKNSSRTAPPRKETTNA
- a CDS encoding TolC family protein, with protein sequence MRKTFITLALLASSTGVIASPDAIQSGTFDTVMNKDTRTLLAKMVNQALSYSPEIQVAGADKTAANYDIDQVKGARWPQIQLGSTAPMASFGGGSETTNNRLKDSSFSVNVTTTIFDWGKNRENIGSATQQSHAAAHQYEFEKQQIAFNTLSQLIELSRYQQNQKITQGYVKRMRELVNMLGEITQTDAGRYSELVQARAKLLSAETSLERINDQRRQSEIMLQRLTGDAVTLPEKLDWTMQPISTALVMSRVSKHPSLLKAEAEAQSAQHLTAATKASSLPQLNWVVSKSTAKDGNGKAGQWYTGLNVQWNAFTGGSEKAAAQASAARASAKKSQYAQTKMDMEYQVHNLTQSRDAAEAQSREYQKLSKETDQVSKIYYEQWLRLGKRTLLDVLTAENDRYNNQVATVNAQHDIYSNNVKLVATASMIFDWFDLRPET
- a CDS encoding HlyD family efflux transporter periplasmic adaptor subunit, encoding MRNTKESKTRLQAEDMSFLDDLQNAIIMQKTPKSMLVLWLLVIVVVTSLVWAHFAVVEEVTKGEAKVIPASHEQTIESFEDGTLQELYVKEGQLVEKGQPLLRLDSTRSEANYQEELSKSYGLQGSIARARAEAYDLPLDFPDEIKDFHTIVQDETKAYQTRRKLLDDSISSLSHNLELAEKEVSLSEPLAKRGLISDMEILRLRRQANDLRVQIADRTNKYRSDANSELTRLESEFAQVEARLVGRKDVINHALITAPVKGTINSIKTTTIDSVISRGEQIMSLIPSEDNLLLETRIKPAEVAFLRPGLPATVKISAYDFAIYGGLDGVIESISPDTIIDETKMRSGREDATYYRVYVRTHGTDLQVKEKNFPIIPGMTASVEIKTGEKTILSYLLKPVLKAREAFRER
- a CDS encoding transposase; translation: MVEVLSGPERRRRRTPQEKIAIIQQTMEPGMTVSHVARLHGINANQIFKWRRQYE
- a CDS encoding integrase core domain-containing protein translates to ETRAFARMLGLEPCTTAVRSPESNGIAESFVKTIKRDYISVMPKPDSQVAVMNLAEAFSHYNEHHPHSALGYRSPREYIRRKLSQP